The sequence below is a genomic window from Fibrobacter sp..
GCGCCTCCTTGGAGGCTTGACGGCAAAGGGCTTCGGGCAATAATTGGGCCAGCGAAGCGGGTTTAGGGTCCCCGCCTTGGCGGTGGACCTAGCAGTCACGGGCCCAAATATAGATAATTTTTTGTTTTTATCCCAAAATTATCCACAAAAAATCCCCCAAATCGGTTCGACTGGGGGTGGCAGTTTGATTTCTACAAGTAATTTTTAGGAATAAAGCTTACGGCAGATCCGTATATATGGACTAAATTCCCATATCCAGCTTATCTAGTGACTTCTTAACAGAATCGGCATACCTGTTCAGGGAATCCAGATTTGTCTGCAGAGAATCAGCCGTTTTCTGAAGAGAGGCATTTTCCTGGGTCAGGCGGGCGATTTCAGCCTCGGCTTCCTTGTCAGAGCAACCCATGGCGGTTAAAGCGAAAAGAATAAAGGTCAAAGTCGAAAGAGGTGCGCAAATTTTCTTCAGCATTTTCATAACCGCTAAATTAGAATATTCCCACAAGACAGGGGAAAAAAATGGCAAAATTAGGACTAACATTTAAAATAAATAGTTTCAGTTCTATCAAAAATCCGTAAAACGTATGGCTCAATAGGACTAAAACACGCGCTTGTACATTTTAATCCTATGAAAATCGTTGAAAAATTTTCTCACTAGGATTACGATGCTTGATTTGGAATTTTAGTCCTAGCAAAGAGCAAATAGTCAAAGAGAATGTTAGGACTAATACGAAATAAAGCGATTTTGGTTCTATGAGCCTATGGGATGCAAGTAAAAAAATAAGGCTAGTCTAAGAGTTTTAAGGGATTAGTCCTAACCAATTCTCCCAACACATTGATTGCCTAGGACTAAAGTCACAACAGATAACAGTTAGTCTTAACAATCTTCTACGAACAATCATCTGCGAAATACCAAAATTTCTATGTTTGATGAAGAACATAAGCAACGGTACAGTCACGATGAAAGAACAAGAACTTTTGATGCCTGTGGGAACCTGGGACATGCTGGAAGCCGCCGTGAAGAACGGGGCCAACGCCGTTTATTTTGGAGTCCCTCACTGGAATGCCCGCGGCCGCACCGAGGATTTTTCTTTCGAAGACGTTGGAGCAATGATCCGCTATGCCCGCGCCCACGGAGTCCGCAGTTTTTTGGCGATGAACGTTCTTGTGTTCGAGCGCGAACTGCAGGGCCTGCCGGAATTCTTGGCGAAGATTATTGAACTGAAGCCCGACGCATTTATTATCCAGGACATTGGCCTTGCTCGCCTGATTCGCGCCATCTGCCCCGAGCAGGAAATACACGCCAGCACCCAGATGACCTTGGCCAGCGCCGAGGGCGTAAACCTGGTGAAGCCCATCGGATTCAACCGCGCAGTTCTAAGCCGCGAACTTTCTGCCAAGCAGATTGCCGCAGTAAAGGCAGGCACCGACCTTGAAATAGAAGTTTTTGTTCATGGTGCCCTTTGCGTTTCTTATTCCGGACAGTGCCTCACCAGCGAAAACTTCGGCGGACGTTCCGCAAACCGCGGGCAGTGCGCCCAGAGTTGCCGCCTTCCCTACCGCATTTTCGTAGACGGCAAGGAATATACTGAAACCAACGCGCAATACTTGTTCAGTACTAGGGATTTGTGCGCCCTGCCCAAGCTGAAGGAACTGGCTGAAATCGGCGTGGAATCCCTGAAGGTGGAAGGCCGCCTGAAGAGCCCCGAATATGTAGCAGCGGTGACAAGAGCCTATAGGAAGGCTTTGAATAATTTAGGTGAAAGCGGGAAGAACCGCGCTTTAGGTGAAAGCGAAAAGAACCGCGCGGACTTGGGATTGGAAAGCGCCGACCTGGAGCCGCTGGAAGTTCTGTTCTCCCGCGGTTTAACCACCGGCTGGCTAGATGGCGATAACCATCAGGAACTGGTGAACGGAACCTTCAGCAACCACCATGGGATGTATTTAGGCAAGGTGGTGAAAGTGGACCGCGGAGCAGTTTATGTGGAACTGAATATGCCTGCCTCCATGGTTAGCAGGGATGGCGCAGACAGAAACACCGCACTCCCCCGCCCCGGCGACGGCATCTTGTTTGAAGATGCGACCTTCGGAATAAGTACTGGCAGCCGTTTGTACGGTGCAGAGATGGTGAAGAACGCCCACAACAGGCGCGGTGATGGCATGCGTGGCATTGGCCCCGTGCTACGACTGGATTTCAGCCGTGATTTTGACATGCGCCAGATTGGGCGGAACATGGACGTTTTCCGCAACGACTCCCCCGCTCTTGAAAAAGAACTGCGCAAGACATTTACCGACCGCAACCAAGAAACGAAGCGTCCCGTGAACATGGAATTGACGGGCGCAGTAGGCGAAAAACTGACCTTGAAGGTTTGGCTTGCTGGCACAACCCTGATGCAGGGAGTAGACAAGGCGGCTGTCGTTGAAAGCGAAAGCCCGCTGGAAGCCGCGAAGAACGCCGTGGATCCTACGGCCATTGAGGCTCTAGCCCGCAAGGAGCTGGGCGGATTGTCGTCCACGCCTTACGAACTTGGAACGCTGATGGTTCGCGTGGACGGCACACCTTTCGTTCCCGGAAAGGTGCTGCGCAACCTGCGCCAATCCGCCGTGCAGCAGCTTGAAGATGTTCAGCTCCAGTGGAAGGAAATGCACGTGAGCGCCGCCGAAGGACGCAAGTTCCTGGAAGATGTTATAAAAAAACAGCTAGATCCTTCGACTTCGCTACGCTACGCTCAGGATGACAAGCAGGGTTCACAACGCAAAGTTCAGGATGACAAGCAGGGTTCACAACGCAAAGTTCAGGATGACAAGCAGGGTTCGCAGCGCAAAGCTCAGGATGACTCTAGGGAATCTTTCGGTATCATTTCCAAAGTAACAAAGCCCGTAATTTCTGTCCTGGTCCGTAACCCGGACCAGATTGCTGCCCTGAAGGGCCTTGCCATCGACAACGTCATCA
It includes:
- a CDS encoding short coiled-coil protein, encoding MLKKICAPLSTLTFILFALTAMGCSDKEAEAEIARLTQENASLQKTADSLQTNLDSLNRYADSVKKSLDKLDMGI
- a CDS encoding U32 family peptidase translates to MKEQELLMPVGTWDMLEAAVKNGANAVYFGVPHWNARGRTEDFSFEDVGAMIRYARAHGVRSFLAMNVLVFERELQGLPEFLAKIIELKPDAFIIQDIGLARLIRAICPEQEIHASTQMTLASAEGVNLVKPIGFNRAVLSRELSAKQIAAVKAGTDLEIEVFVHGALCVSYSGQCLTSENFGGRSANRGQCAQSCRLPYRIFVDGKEYTETNAQYLFSTRDLCALPKLKELAEIGVESLKVEGRLKSPEYVAAVTRAYRKALNNLGESGKNRALGESEKNRADLGLESADLEPLEVLFSRGLTTGWLDGDNHQELVNGTFSNHHGMYLGKVVKVDRGAVYVELNMPASMVSRDGADRNTALPRPGDGILFEDATFGISTGSRLYGAEMVKNAHNRRGDGMRGIGPVLRLDFSRDFDMRQIGRNMDVFRNDSPALEKELRKTFTDRNQETKRPVNMELTGAVGEKLTLKVWLAGTTLMQGVDKAAVVESESPLEAAKNAVDPTAIEALARKELGGLSSTPYELGTLMVRVDGTPFVPGKVLRNLRQSAVQQLEDVQLQWKEMHVSAAEGRKFLEDVIKKQLDPSTSLRYAQDDKQGSQRKVQDDKQGSQRKVQDDKQGSQRKAQDDSRESFGIISKVTKPVISVLVRNPDQIAALKGLAIDNVIMDFDWGVKYDEPLQQIRDLGFKAGMATLRIHKPGENHYLRKILELCPDFALVRNLGSLSILKDSGIPLVGDYSLNAANSASYQWLLDQGLTALHPSWDLNSTQLFDLLDNIDGSRLELTLHQYMPAFHSEYCAFARSLTTGRRFPECGKICTQHKVEIEDHKGERHFLQSDAECRNTLFVGHPQSALKLLPQLRTAGVNRFRLEMLNEDAETVRRKVLIYTQAILGKISIEDAIKQAGIQEKYGLSEGQLFNDSTWQNRKKCD